Proteins encoded together in one Lysinibacillus sp. FSL K6-0232 window:
- the arsR gene encoding arsenical resistance operon transcriptional regulator ArsR, producing the protein MDAIKKQFEQYEKQFKALADQKRLEILYALCQQGQTCVCDLTETFEMSQSKLSYHLKILLDANLITKETKGTWSYYDLNDVEVNNLLSEELCCVFRKTGKGSCC; encoded by the coding sequence ATGGATGCTATTAAGAAGCAATTTGAACAATATGAAAAGCAATTTAAGGCACTAGCTGACCAAAAACGTTTGGAAATACTGTATGCACTTTGCCAACAAGGGCAGACCTGTGTATGTGATTTAACAGAAACTTTTGAGATGAGCCAATCGAAGCTTTCGTATCATCTTAAAATTTTATTAGATGCGAACTTGATTACAAAAGAAACGAAAGGTACATGGAGCTATTACGACTTAAATGATGTAGAAGTAAATAATTTACTATCCGAAGAACTTTGTTGTGTCTTTAGAAAAACTGGAAAAGGCTCTTGTTGCTAA
- a CDS encoding ArsI/CadI family heavy metal resistance metalloenzyme produces MKYVHIGVNVTNLEKSMAFYQKVFGVEPVKVEEDYVKFLLEKPGLNFTLNVRNEVKGNQVNHFGFQVETGEEIRFHKARLEKEGFFTQDEMDTTCCYAVQDKFWLTDPDGNEWEFFFTKADCDTHKIEAACCC; encoded by the coding sequence ATGAAGTATGTTCATATTGGCGTTAATGTGACAAATTTAGAGAAATCAATGGCATTTTATCAAAAGGTATTTGGCGTAGAGCCTGTGAAGGTAGAAGAGGACTATGTGAAATTTTTATTAGAAAAGCCAGGGCTTAACTTTACCTTAAATGTTCGTAATGAAGTGAAGGGGAATCAAGTCAACCATTTTGGCTTCCAAGTTGAAACAGGCGAAGAAATACGCTTCCATAAAGCACGGCTTGAAAAAGAAGGGTTCTTTACACAAGATGAAATGGATACAACATGTTGCTATGCTGTTCAAGATAAATTTTGGCTAACAGACCCAGACGGGAATGAGTGGGAATTTTTCTTTACAAAAGCAGATTGTGACACACATAAAATAGAAGCTGCTTGTTGTTGCTAA